The sequence GCGGCCGGCGGCATCGTCTGGGCCTTCGGCGAGCTGCCCACGGTGCTCGTCCTCGCCGTCGTCTTCTTCTCCTGGGCGCGGTCGGACGACCGGCAGGCCCGCACGATCGATCGCACCGCCGACCGCACCGGCGACGCCGAGCGGGCCGCCTACAACGCGCGGCTGCGCGCTCTCGCCGACCGGCAGGGCTGAGGGAAGGACCCCCGCTGCCCCCGCACTCCTCGCAGGCTCGCTGCGGGGCGCGGTCGCTGGAGCGGCCGCGGCAGGACGGTGGCCGCCTGGGACGATGGTGCCGTGCCGGTCTCCTTGGTGTTCACCGCGGACACCCACGTCCCCAAGCGGGCGCGTGATCTACCTCATCCGCTGTGGTCGGCCATCGACGCGGCCGATGTCGTGGTGCACGCCGGCGACTGGGTCGACGTGCCACTGCTCGACCGGTTCGAGGAGCGGTCCCGGCGGCTGGTCGCGGTGTACGGCAACAACGACCACGGACCGCTGCGGGAGCGGCTGCCCGAGGTCGCTCGCACGGAGATCGAGGGCATCCGCTTCGCCGTCGTGCACGAGACCGGGGACGCGAAGGGTCGTGAGGCGCGGTGCGCCGCACGGTTCCCCGATGTCGACGTGCTCGTCTTCGGGCACAGCCACATCCCGTGGGACACGACCGCGCCGTCCGGCCTGCGCCTGCTCAACCCCGGTTCGCCCACGGACCGGCGCAGACAGCCCCACGGCACGTACGCCACCGCCGTCGCGGACGCCGGCCGGCTGCGCGACGTGACCTTCCACCCGGTGCCGCCGCGCCGGTGAGCGCCCCGCCGCTGGACCCCCGCGCGGTCGCGCTGCTCGCCTGCCCGGTCTGCGCCGCCCCGTTCGCGGCCGGGCCGGGGGACACGGGGCTGCGCTGCGCCGAGGGGCACTCCGTCGACCGTGCCCGGCAGGGCCACCTCACGCTGCTGCCGCCCGGGCGACGCCCGGCGACCGGTGACTCGGCCGAGATGGTCGCCGACCGGGTGGCGTTCCTCGCGGCCGGCCACTACGACGCCGTCACGGCCGCGCTCGCCGACGCGGTGACGGCGCCGGGGGTGCCGGTGACCCTGCTCGACCTCGGTGGCGGCACCGGCCACCACCTGGCCCGGCTGCTCGACGGGCTCCCCGGGGCGGTCGGCGTGGTCCTCGACGCCAGCCGCTACGCGGCCCGCCGGGCGGCGCGGGCGCACCCCCGGGCCATCGCGGTGGTCGCCGACACCTGGGCTCGGCTGCCGGTGCGCGACGGTGTGGTCGACCGGGCGCTGGTCGTCTTCGCCCCGCGCAACGGCCCCGAGATCGCCCGGGTGCTCCGTCCGGAGGGCCGGCTGGTCGTCGTGACCCCGGCGCCGGACCACCTCGGTGAGATCATCGCGCCGCTCGGGCTGCTGCGGGTGGACCCCGGAAAGGCCGGACGGCTGGCCGCAACCCTGGAGCCCCACCTGGTGCGCGAGGGCGCCGAGCGCCACCGCCGCACGCTGCGGCTCGACCACGCTGCGGTGGCGACGCTGGTGGGGATGGGCCCCCATGCACGGCACCTCACGGCCGCCGGGCTGGCGGCGTCGCTGGCGCGGTTGCCGGCCGACGTGCAGGTCACGATCTCCGTCGACGTGACCACCTACCGGCGGGTGCCGTGACCGCTCCGGCGCGCCCAGCCCGCCCGATCTGAGGTGCCGCGCGGCACGGTCTAAGCTGCGAGCCGTGACGATTGCACCGGCGCCCATCGTGAGCCGGCCCAGCCCGGCTCACGTGGTCGACAAGGGCTCGCGGCTCTCGAACCTGCTGCGGACCACCGACCACAAGACCATCGGCCTCATGTACCTGGCCACCTCGTTCGCCTTCTTCATCGGTGGCGGCCTGATGGCCCTGCTGATGCGCGGTGAGCTGGCGCGGCCGGGTCTGCAGTTCCTGTCGCCGGAGCAGTACAACCAGCTCGTCACGATGCACGGCACGGTCATGCTGCTGATGTTCGCGACGCCGCTGTTCTTCGCGTTCTCGAACCTGATCATGCCGCTGCAGATCGGTGCTCCCGACGTCGCCTTCCCGCGGCTGAACGCCTTCTCCTACTGGCTGTTCCTCTTCGGCAGCCTGATCGCGGTCTCGGGCTTCCTGACCCCGGGCGGCGCCGCCGACTTCGGCTGGTACGCCTACACCCCGTTGTCGAACGTGGTGCACTCCCCGGGCCCGGGAGCGAACATGTGGTTCGCCGGCCTGGCGGTCAGCGGTCTGGGCACGATCCTCGGTGCCGTCAACTTCATCACCACGATCGTCTGCCTGCGGGCGCCGGGGATGACGCTGTTCCGGATGCCGATCTTCACCTGGAACACGCTGGTGACCAGCATCCTCGTCCTGTTCGCGTTCCCGATCCTCACCGCGGCGATCATGGGCATGCTGGCTGACCGCAACCTCGGCGCCCTCATCTACTCGGACGAGAACGGTGGGCCCATGCTGTGGCAGCACCTGTTCTGGTTCTTCGGGCACCCCGAGGTCTACATCATCGCCCTGCCGTTCTTCGGCATCGTCACCGAGATCATCCCGGTCTTCGCCCGCAAGCCACTGTTCGGCTACAAGGGCATGGTGTTCGCGACGATGGCGATCGGCGCCCTCTCGCTGGCGGTGTGGGCGCACCACATGTATGCCACCGGCGCGGTGCTGCTGCCGTTCTTCGCCTTCCTGACGTACCTGATCGCCGTGCCGACCGGGATCAAGTTCTTCAACTGGATCGGCACCATGTGGCGCGGTCAGATGACGTTCGAGACGCCGATGCTGTTCTCCATCGGCTTCATGATCACATTCCTCCTCGGTGGCCTGACCGGTGTGCTCCTGGCCAGCCCGCCGCTGGACTGGCACGTCAACGACAGTTACTTCGTCGTCGCCCACTTCCACTACGTCGTCTTCGGCACCGTGGTGTTCGCCGCCTACGCCGGCATCTACTTCTGGTTCCCCAAGATGTGCGGCCGGATGATGGACGAGCGGCTGGGCAAGCTGCAGTTCTGGCTGACCTTCATCGGCTTCCACGCGACGTTCCTCGTCCAGCACTGGCTCGGCAACGAGGGCATGCCCCGCCGGTACGTCGACTACCTGCCCACCGACGCCTTCACGCTGCTGCACACCGTGTCGACGATCGGGTCGTTCATCCTGGGCGCCGCCACCATCCCGTTCGTCTACAACGTGGTGAAGTCCTGGAAGTACGGTGAGCTCGCCCTGCGCGACGACCCGTGGGGCCACGGCAACAGCCTCGAGTGGGCCACCTCCTCCCCGCCGCCGCGGCACAACTTCGTGGAGATCCCGCGGATCCGCTCGGAGCGCCCGGCGTTCGAGGCGCACTACCCGCACCTGGTCGAGCGGCTGCACGCCGAGGCGCACGCCGGTAAGCGGCACGAGCCGTACGGCGGTGTCAGCGAGCTGGTCGGCGACACCGGCCGGCGTCAGGGCGAGAACGACCCCGACCCGACCTGACGAACGCCCTCCCCCGGGGGCGAGCGACCTCGAACGCCCCGCAGGCCCTGCCTGCGGGGCGTTCGGCCGTTCCGGGCGTCGCCCAGGCGGCCACCGGGGGGAGCGGCCGGGCGGCGGAGCGGGTGCGGCACGATGACGGAGTGCCGCTCGATGCCCCGCTGCGCCAGCTCCCGGACACCCCTGCACCGCAGGCGGTGCTCACCATCACGGGCGCCGACCGGCCCGGCGTCACCGCCCGGCTGTTCTCCGCCCTGGCCGGCACGGGCGGGGACGTGCCGGCGGTGGAGGTCCTCGACGTGGAGCAGGTCGTGGTGCACGGGCACCTGGTGCTCGGCGTCGTCGTCGGGGCCCTGCCGGGCGACGGCGCGCCCGTCGTCGACCAGGCAGAGTTCCTGGCCTCCCTGCGCCGCACCGCCGACGTCGTCGCCGCAGCGGTCGGGGTGGACGTCACCGTGGAGCCGGCATCCGGGCCGGCCGCGGTCGGCCCGGACGCCGGCCGGCCGCACCACGTGATCGTGCTGGGTCGCCCGGTGCCGCCCCAGGCGGTGGCCGGCGCCGCGCAGGCCGTGGCGGGCATCGGCGGCAACATCGACGCCATCCGGCGGCTGTCGGACTACCCGGTCACCAGCTTCGAGCTCACCGTCTCGGGGGCCGAGGCCACGGCGCTGCGCACCGCGCTCGCCTCGGTGGCGGCCTCCACCGGAGCGGACATCGCCGTCGAGCAGGTGGGCCTCGCGCGGCGCAGCAAGCGGCTGATCGTGCTCGACGTCGACTCCACCCTGGTCCGGGGCGAGGTGATCGACGAGCTCGCCGCCCGCGCCGGACGGGCCGCGGAGGTCGCCCGCATCACGGCGGCGGCGATGAACGGCGAGCTCGACTTCGCCGAGTCGCTGCGCGCCCGCGTCGCCGTGCTGGCCGGGCTGCCCGAGGAGGTCCTCGACGAGGTGCGTCAGCACCTCGTGCTCACGCCGGGCGCGCGGACGCTCATCCGGACGCTGCAGCGCCTCGGCTTCCGCTGCGGGATCGTCAGCGGCGGCTTCACGCAGATCACCGATCCGCTGGCCGAGAGCCTCGGGCTGGACTTCGCCGCGGCCAACACCCTGGAGGTCGTCGACGGCCGGTTGACCGGCGGGCTGGTCGGGGAGATCGTCGACCGGCCGGGCAAGGCCCGGGCGCTGACCCGGTTCGCCGCGCAGTACGGCATCCCGCTGGACCAGACGGTGGCCGTCGGCGACGGCGCGAACGACCTCGACATGCTGAACACCGCCGGCCTGGGCATCGCCTTCAACGCCAAGCCTTTCGTGCGCGAGCAAGCCCACACCGCGCTGAACCAGCCCTACCTGGACGCCGTCCTGCAGGTGCTCGGGTTCACCCGCGACGAGGTCCTGGACGCGGTGTGATGTCGATCAGTGCCCCGGCCTGATCGACAAGGGTCCTGGCCAGCACCGGTCGTGCGCCAGGACCACGGGTGGTGAGCCAGGACGTCGTCCGGCGCGACCCCGGGCCTCACGAACCGTGGACTGCTCCTGCCAGCTCCACGCCGGCGGTGCGGAGCTGGTCCAAGGCCGCCTCGGTGGTCGCCGGCGAGACCCCGGCGGTGAGCGGGAGCAGCACGCGGGTGGTGAACCCGGCGGCGACGGCGTCCAGCGCGGTGGCGCGGACGCAGTGGTCGGTGGCGATGCCGACGACGTCGACCGACCCGACGCCCCGGCCGCGCAGCCAGTCGGCCAGCCCGACCCCGTCCGCCGTCCCCTCGAAGCCCGAGTAGGCGGCGGCGTACTCGCCCTTGTCGAACACCGCCTCGATCGGGCCGCGATCCAGTGCGGGGTGCAGCTCCACGCCGCCGGTGCCCACGACGCAGTGCCCCGGCCAGGTCTCCACGAAGTCCGGCGCCGCGGCGAAGTGGTGCCCGGGGTCGATGTGGTGGTCGCGCGTCGCCACGACGTGGTCGTAGCCCACCGAGCGGACGTGCTCGGTGATCGCGGCCGCGACCGCGGCGCCGCCGGCCACGGCCAGGCTGCCGCCCTCGCAGAAGTCGTTCTGCACGTCGACGACGATCAGTGCGCGGGTCATGGGCCGATCATGCCGGTTCAGGCGGTCAGCGTCTCCAAGGCGGGCTCGCCACGGGACAGCGCCCAGGCCTCGGCGGGCAGGGCCTCCCGCACCCGCGCGTGGTGCTGCCGGGCGCGCTGCAGCATCTGGCCGGGGGAGGCCGGGTCGCACAGCTCCCCCTCGCGGACGAGGGGCAGCACCAGGTCGCGGTCACCCTCCTGCGGTTCGATCCCCCCACTGCTGACGACCTCGGCGGTGGCCGTGCCGTCGGCCGCGTGCCGGCGGACCGCGGACTTGCGGCCGCCCACGGAGTTCTTGCCCTCGGACCGCTTCGCGACCGGGACGCCGTCCCGCTCCACCAGCTTGTAGACCATGCCGGCCGTGGGCGCACCCGAGCCGGTGACCAGCGACGTCCCCACGCCGTAACCGTCCACGGGTGCGGCCATCAGGCCGGCGATGGCGTACTCGTCGAGGTCGCTGGTGACGATCACCCGGGTGCCGGTGGCGCCGAGCTCGTCGAGCAGCTGGCGGGCGCGGGTCGCGAGCGTCGGGAGGTCGCCGGAGTCCAGCCGGATCGCGCCGAGCTCCGGGCCGGCCACCTCGATCGCCGTCCGGATGCCCTGCTCGACGTCGTAGGTGTCCACCAGCAGCGTGGTGCCCACCCCGAGGGTGTCCACCTGGGCGCGGAAGGCCGCGCGCTCGTCGTCGTGCAGCAGCGTGAAGGCGTGCGCGCTCGTGCCGGTCGTGGGGACGCCGTAACGCCGGCCGGCCTCCAGGTTCGAGCTGGCCCCGAAGCCGACCAGGTGGGCGGCGCGGGCGGCGGCGACCGCGGCCTCCTCGTGGGTGCGCCGCGAGCCCATCTCGATGCACGGCCGCTCGCAGGCGGCGGCCACCATGCGGGCGGCGGCCGAGGCGATGGCGGAGTCGTGGTTGAGGATCGACAGGGCCAGGGTCTCCAGCAGGACGCCCTCGCCGAACGACGCACGGACGGTGAGCACGGGGGAGCCGGGGAAGAACAGCTCTCCCTCGGCGTATCCGTCGACGTCCCCGCTGAAGCGGAAGCCGGCCAGCCAGTCCAGCAGCCGGGTGTCGGTCAGCCCCTGGGCCCGGAGCGTCGCCAGCTCCTCGTCGCCGAAGCGGAACCCCGGCAGGGCCTCGAGCAGCCGCCCGGTGCCGGCGACCACCCCGTACCGGCGGCCGTGGGGGAGCCGGCGGGCGAACACCTCGAACACGCAGTCCCGGTCGGCCGTGCCGTCGGCCAGCGCCGCGGCCAGCATCGTCAGCTCGTAGCGGTCGGTGAGCAGCGCGGTAGCCGTCGGCATGGCTCCGGAGCGTAGGTGGAGCCGGCTCACGGGGCCGAATCACGTCCTAAGGTGGACCCGTGGCCGGACCGATCGCCCCGACCCGGGCCCCCGAGACGACCGAGGAAGAACTCGGTGACCTGGACCGGCCGTGGGTGACCATCGTCTGGAACGACCCGGTCAACCTCATGACGTACGTGACGTTCGTGCTGCAGGAGCTGTTCGGCTACGACGAGCCGACGGCGACCGCGCTCATGCTGCAGGTGCACCACGACGGCCGGGCGATCGTCAGCTCGGGCCCCCGGGAGCGGATGGAGCACGACACCAGCCGGCTGCACGCCTACGGGCTGTGGGCCAGCTACCAGCGCGACTCGTGAGCGGGCGCGTGACGAGCGCCGAGGAGGTCGCGTGAAGCCGTTCCGTTCCCGTGGGGGCCGGCTGGTCGCCCGCCTGGACCCGGCGGAGACCGGCATCATCGGGCTGCTGCTCGACCAGCTGGAGCAGCTGCTCGACGCCGACCCGGCCGACAGCACCGGCGACCCGGTGATCGCCCGGCTGTTCCCGGCGGGGCACCGCTCGGACGCCGCGCTGGCCGAGGACTACCGCGGCCTGACCGAGCAGTCGCTGCGCGGTGGCAAGTCCGACGACCTCGCCACCGTGCGCGCCACGCTGCCCGACGGCGGAGGAGAGGTCCGGCTGGACACCGACCAGGCCGGCGCCTGGCTGCGCACCAGCAACGACCTGCGGCTGGCCCTGGGCACGCGGCTGGACATCAGCGAGGAGTCCGAGCCGCCGGAGGAGATCGTCGACGAGGGCGACCACCAGCTGGCGGTCTACTACTGGCTCACCGCGCTGCAGGGGTCGCTCGTCGACGCGCTGGTCGCCGCTCGCGCCGGCCGAAGGTGAGCAGCACCAGCGCCGCCAGGAGCAGGTCCAGGACGAAGAGCACGCGGACCATGCCGTGCAGCTCGACGTCGACGACCATCGCGCCGATCGTGGCGACCAGCACCACCGCCGAGATGGTGGCCAGCAGGAGCAGGAGCAGAGCGCGCAGCACCACGAGGACGACGACGGGAGCGCGGTCGCCGGGCTGGGCCGCGCTGTAGCCGCGGTGCCGGAACAGCCCCCGGACACCCAGGACCAGCGCCGGCAGGGCCACCAGCACCACACCGGTGATGAGGAGCGACGGGAGCCACACGCCAGCGACCGTATCCGGCCCCGCCGGTCTCCCGGCGCACGCCCGGCCGGAGATGCACGGGGGTGACGCGGAGACGGCGGGGCGGGCAGGCCTAGACTGGCCGCGTGCTGCGCATCGACCGCGCGACCTACGACGCCATCGTGGCCCACGCCCGGAAGGACCATCCGGACGAGGCATGCGGCGTCGTCGCCGGGCCCGAGGGGACCGAGCGTCCCGAGCGCTTCGTCCCGATGCTCAACGCGGCGCGGTCGCCGACGTTCTACGAGTTCGACAGCGCCGACCTGCTGGCCCTGTACCGGGACATGGACGACCGGGACGAGTGGCCCGTCGTCGTCTACCACTCGCACACCGCCACCGAGGCCTACCCGTCGCGCACCGACATCGGGTACGCGTCGGGCCCCGCTGCCGACCCCCGCACGCACTACGTGCTGGTGTCCACCCGCCACCACGGCCCCGAGACCGGCCTGGCCGGTGACGAGGTGGAGTTCCGCAGCTACCGCATCGTCGACGGGGAGGTGTCGGAGGAGGAGGTCGAGATCGTCGAGTCCTACCTCTTCGGGCACTCGCCGACGACGGTCGTCTACGACTGAAAAGCACCCCGTTCCCCCCACGCCTCGCAGGCTCGGCGCGGGTCCCTGAACGGGGCCGGAATCCCGCGCGGCCGTCGGGCGTTGCCCGGATCAGACGCACCACTGCTGCCTCGCGCAGCGCCCCCACATCCACGTCCCGAGGAGAATCACGCCATGGCCATCGAGGTCCGGATCCCGACCATCCTGCGCACCCACACCGGCGGCGACAAGACCGTCGAGGGCAGCGGGGACACCCTGGCCGCACTCATCGACGACCTCGACAGCAAGCACTCGGGTCTGAAGAACCGCCTCGTCACCGAGGAGGGCAAGCTGCACCGCTTCGTCAACGTCTACGTCAACGACGAGGACGTGCGCTTCACCGGCGCCCTGGACACCCAGGTCAAGGACGGCGACTCGGTGACGATCCTCCCGGCGGTCGCGGGCGGCTGCTGAGCGGCTGCTGCGCTCCCCGTTCGCCCGCCCCGCATCCCGGAAGAGTTGCCATGGCCCGCTTCGCCTCCCTCGTCGACTCGCTCGGCGGCACCCCGCTGGTGGGGCTGCCGAACCTCTCGCCGACCTCGGACGTGCGCCTGTGGGCCAAGCTCGAGGACCACAACCCCACCGGCTCCATCAAGGACCGCGCCGCGATCAGGATGATCGAGGCCGCCGAGAAGGAGGGGCTGCTGCGGCCCGGCTCGACGATCCTCGAGCCGACCAGCGGCAACACCGGCATCTCGCTGGCCATGGTGGCCCGCCAGCGCGGCTACGAGCTCATCTGCGTGATGCCGGAGAACACCTCGGTGGAGCGCCGCCAGCTGCTGGAGATGTACGGCGCCCGGATCATCTCCTCTCCGGCCGCCGGCGGCTCCAACCAGGCCGTCGCCGTCGCCAAGGAGCTCGCGGCCGAGCACGACGACTGGGTGATGCTCTACCAGTACGGCAACCCGGCGAACGCGCTCGCGCACTACGAGGGCACCGGCCCGGAGATCCTCGCCGATCTGCCGTCGATCACCCACTTCGTCGCGGGCCTGGGCACCACCGGCACGCTGATGGGCGTCTCCCGGTACCTGCGCGAGCACAAGCCCGGTGTGCAGGTGATCGCCGCGGAGCCGCGCTACGGGGAGCTGGTCTACGGGCTGCGCAACATCGACGAGGGTTTCATCCCCGAGCTCTACGACGCCTCGCTGCTGGACTCGCGGTTCTCCGTGGGCCCGGAGGACGCGATCCACCGCACCCGCCAGCTGGTGGAGCGCGAGGGCGTCTTCGCGGGCATCTCCACCGGCGCGATCCTGCACGCGGCCCTCGGCATCGCCGACAAGGAGGTCGCGGCGGGCCGGTCGGCCGACATCGTCTTCATCGTGTGCGACGGCGGCTGGAAGTACCTCTCCACCGGCGCCTACGCGGGCACCCTCGAGGAGGCCACCTCGGCGCTCGAGGGTCAGCTCTGGGCCTAGCAGGAGGGCCCCGTCTCCTCACCGCCCGCACGCTCGCGGCGAGCCTCGGGACGGGGCCGGCCGCGGGTGTCGGAGTCGCGGGCTAGCCTGACCGGCGTCATGGTGACCCAGCCCGGAGCCGACGCACCGATCGGCATCTTCGACTCAGGGGTCGGCGGGCTCACCGTCGCCCGTGCGGTGCTCGACCAGTTGCCCGGCGAGGCGGTCCGCTACATCGGGGACACCGCGAACGGCCCGTACGGCCCGCTGCCCATCGCCGAGGTGCGCCGGCACTCCCTCGCGGTGATGGACGAACTCGTCGAGAGCGGGGTCAAGATGCTCGTCGTCGCCTGCAACTCGGCCAGCGCCGCCTCGCTGCGTGACGCCCGCGAGCGGTACGACGTCCCGGTCGTGGAGGTGATCCTCCCTGCCGCGCGCCGGGCCATCGCCGCCACCCGCAACGGCCGGATCGGCGTCATCGGCACCCAGGCGACCGTCACCAGCGGCGCCTACGACGATGCGTTCGCCGCCGCGCCGCACGTGTCGGTCACCTCGGCGGCGTGCCCGAGCTTCGTCGACTTCGTCGAGCGGGGGGTCACCAGCGGCCGGCAGCTCCTGGGCCTGGCGCAGTCCTACCTCGACCCGCTGCTGGCAGCCGGCGTGGACACCGTCGTCCTGGGCTGCACCCACTACCCGCTGCTCACCGGCGTGCTGTCGGTCGTCCTGGGCGACGGCGTGACCCTGGTATCCAGCGCCGAGGAGACCGCCAAGGACGTCTACCGGGTGCTCACCCGCGCCGATCTGCTCCGCGACCCCGGCGCCGCGCCGCCGCAGCACGTCTTCCTCGCCACCGGCGACCCCGAGCCCTTCGCCCGGCTGGGGCGCCGGTTCCTCGGCCCCGAGGTCGGTGCGGTCCTCGGTGCCGGACGGGTGGGGGCCGCGTGAGGCTCACCGTCGTGGGCTGCTGCGGAAGCGGCCCCGGGCCCGACTCGCCCGCCTCCTGCTACCTGGTCGAGCACGACGGCTTCCGGTTGGTGGTCGACCTCGGCAACGGCTCCTTCGGCGCCCTGCAGGGGCTGATCGACCCGGGCAGCGTCGACGCGGTCTTCCTCTCGCACCTGCACGCCGACCACTGCCTCGACGTCGCCCCGTTCGTGGTGTGGCACCGCTACTCGGGCCGCTCGCCCGGCTCGCTGGTGCCGCTGTACGCACCGGTGGGCGCCGAACGCCGGCTGGCCCTCGCCTACGACTTCGACGGCGACGGGCTCACCGACGTCTTCGACTTCGTCCCGGTCGGCCCCGGAACGCTCACCATCGGCCCGTTCGAGGTGGCGCTGGCCCGCACGGCCCATCCCATCGAGACCTACGCCATCCGGCTCACCGCCGGCGGTCGCTCGCTGGTCTACACCGGCGACACCGGCCCGTGCGACCGGGTGGTCGGGCTGGCGCGAGGGGCCGACGTGCTGCTCGCCGAGGCGGCCCACCCCGACGACCTCCCGGAGCAGCCGCCGGGCCTGCACCTCACCGGTCGGCAGGCCGCGCAGCACGCCGCCGATGCGGAGGTCGGGCGGCTGCTGCTCACGCACATCCCCGCCTGGGTCGACCACATCGGGCAGCTGTTGGCGGCCAGCTCGGTGTTCCCCGAGACCGAGCTGGTGCGTCCGGGAGCGGTCTACGAGCTGTAGCTGATCGGCGCCCGGCGACCGGTCCTCGCACGAGCAGCCGTCCGGCCGTCCACGGCTCCGCGCCGCCCGGCCGGGCGACGAACGGTTGCCGTGACTTGGGCGGCCGGGCAGCGTGAGCGGCGTGGCCGACGAGGAACGCGACGGTGTGCCGCTGAGCAGCCTGGACTCTCCCCTCGGGGACGGGCTGGGGGTGACCAAACGGGCGCTGGTGGACCACCTGGACGCGGTGGCCGACCGGCTGGTCCCGCTGCTCGCGGGCCGGCCGCTGTCGGTGATGCGCGTCCGCCCGGGCCAGGTGCCGTTCATGCAGCGCAACGTGGCCAGGGCCCCCGATTGGGTGCGGACCGTGCCGGTGTGGGCGGAGTCGGCGCACCGGGAGGTGCACCAGGTGCTCTGCGACGACCGCCGCACCCTGCTCTGGCTGGCCAACCAGCGCGCGGTCGAGTTCCACGTACCCTTCCTCCCGGTCGGCTCGCACGAGCCAACCGGCCTCGTGCTCGACCTCGACCCGCCCGACGGCGCCGACTTCTCCGCCGTCGTGGCGGTCGCCCGGCTGGCGCGGCAGGCGCTCGAGGAGGTCGGCCTGGCCGGCGCGGTGAAGACCAGTGGCTCCTCGGGGCTGCACGTCGTCGTGCCGGTGCACGGCTCGCCGGTGGACGACGTCGCCGCGGCCACGCGGGCGCTGGCCCAGCGGGCGGCGCAGCTGGATGTCGACATCGCGACGACGGCCTTCCTCAAGGAGGAGCGCGGAGGTCGGGTCTTCGTCGACTCCACCCGGTCCGGGACGGGCACGGTCGTCGCCGCCTACAGCCCGCGCGTGCGGCCCGGGCTGCCCGTGTCCGCGCCGGTCGACTGGACCGACCTGGACGCGGTGCGTCCGGGCGACGTCACCGTGACGACGGGAGCGGAGCGGCTGGGGGACTGGTCGGCGCTGCTGCCCGCACCCCAGGAGCTGCCGGCCGACCTGGTCGCCGAGGGCCGTTCGATCCCGGTCGCGCGGGTGCAGGCGATGCACGAGGGCCGACGGCGAGCACGTGCCCGCCGGGCCGCCGGGAGTGGCTGACGGGCCGAGGAACCGGGTTCTGGAAGGCGCGGCGGCGGCCGTACGGGCGCCCGACCTCGAGGCCGCCACCACGGTCCTCGACGCGCTGGTGCTCAGCGTCTTCGGCCTCGAGACGGCCTGACGGTCCTCTCCCCAGCCGGAGGCGTCGTCCACAGGTGGCCCGACTGCGGGGCCGGCTGTCGGTACCCGGCCGCACGCTGTGCGGCATGACGATCGATCCGCAGACCCTCGCGTGGCTGGACCAGGAGGACAGCCGGCTGGCGCAGACGGTCCGCG is a genomic window of Blastococcus sp. HT6-30 containing:
- a CDS encoding YfcE family phosphodiesterase, with the protein product MPVSLVFTADTHVPKRARDLPHPLWSAIDAADVVVHAGDWVDVPLLDRFEERSRRLVAVYGNNDHGPLRERLPEVARTEIEGIRFAVVHETGDAKGREARCAARFPDVDVLVFGHSHIPWDTTAPSGLRLLNPGSPTDRRRQPHGTYATAVADAGRLRDVTFHPVPPRR
- a CDS encoding putative RNA methyltransferase; this translates as MSAPPLDPRAVALLACPVCAAPFAAGPGDTGLRCAEGHSVDRARQGHLTLLPPGRRPATGDSAEMVADRVAFLAAGHYDAVTAALADAVTAPGVPVTLLDLGGGTGHHLARLLDGLPGAVGVVLDASRYAARRAARAHPRAIAVVADTWARLPVRDGVVDRALVVFAPRNGPEIARVLRPEGRLVVVTPAPDHLGEIIAPLGLLRVDPGKAGRLAATLEPHLVREGAERHRRTLRLDHAAVATLVGMGPHARHLTAAGLAASLARLPADVQVTISVDVTTYRRVP
- the ctaD gene encoding cytochrome c oxidase subunit I translates to MTIAPAPIVSRPSPAHVVDKGSRLSNLLRTTDHKTIGLMYLATSFAFFIGGGLMALLMRGELARPGLQFLSPEQYNQLVTMHGTVMLLMFATPLFFAFSNLIMPLQIGAPDVAFPRLNAFSYWLFLFGSLIAVSGFLTPGGAADFGWYAYTPLSNVVHSPGPGANMWFAGLAVSGLGTILGAVNFITTIVCLRAPGMTLFRMPIFTWNTLVTSILVLFAFPILTAAIMGMLADRNLGALIYSDENGGPMLWQHLFWFFGHPEVYIIALPFFGIVTEIIPVFARKPLFGYKGMVFATMAIGALSLAVWAHHMYATGAVLLPFFAFLTYLIAVPTGIKFFNWIGTMWRGQMTFETPMLFSIGFMITFLLGGLTGVLLASPPLDWHVNDSYFVVAHFHYVVFGTVVFAAYAGIYFWFPKMCGRMMDERLGKLQFWLTFIGFHATFLVQHWLGNEGMPRRYVDYLPTDAFTLLHTVSTIGSFILGAATIPFVYNVVKSWKYGELALRDDPWGHGNSLEWATSSPPPRHNFVEIPRIRSERPAFEAHYPHLVERLHAEAHAGKRHEPYGGVSELVGDTGRRQGENDPDPT
- the serB gene encoding phosphoserine phosphatase SerB; protein product: MPLDAPLRQLPDTPAPQAVLTITGADRPGVTARLFSALAGTGGDVPAVEVLDVEQVVVHGHLVLGVVVGALPGDGAPVVDQAEFLASLRRTADVVAAAVGVDVTVEPASGPAAVGPDAGRPHHVIVLGRPVPPQAVAGAAQAVAGIGGNIDAIRRLSDYPVTSFELTVSGAEATALRTALASVAASTGADIAVEQVGLARRSKRLIVLDVDSTLVRGEVIDELAARAGRAAEVARITAAAMNGELDFAESLRARVAVLAGLPEEVLDEVRQHLVLTPGARTLIRTLQRLGFRCGIVSGGFTQITDPLAESLGLDFAAANTLEVVDGRLTGGLVGEIVDRPGKARALTRFAAQYGIPLDQTVAVGDGANDLDMLNTAGLGIAFNAKPFVREQAHTALNQPYLDAVLQVLGFTRDEVLDAV
- a CDS encoding isochorismatase family protein; translation: MTRALIVVDVQNDFCEGGSLAVAGGAAVAAAITEHVRSVGYDHVVATRDHHIDPGHHFAAAPDFVETWPGHCVVGTGGVELHPALDRGPIEAVFDKGEYAAAYSGFEGTADGVGLADWLRGRGVGSVDVVGIATDHCVRATALDAVAAGFTTRVLLPLTAGVSPATTEAALDQLRTAGVELAGAVHGS
- a CDS encoding nicotinate phosphoribosyltransferase; this encodes MPTATALLTDRYELTMLAAALADGTADRDCVFEVFARRLPHGRRYGVVAGTGRLLEALPGFRFGDEELATLRAQGLTDTRLLDWLAGFRFSGDVDGYAEGELFFPGSPVLTVRASFGEGVLLETLALSILNHDSAIASAAARMVAAACERPCIEMGSRRTHEEAAVAAARAAHLVGFGASSNLEAGRRYGVPTTGTSAHAFTLLHDDERAAFRAQVDTLGVGTTLLVDTYDVEQGIRTAIEVAGPELGAIRLDSGDLPTLATRARQLLDELGATGTRVIVTSDLDEYAIAGLMAAPVDGYGVGTSLVTGSGAPTAGMVYKLVERDGVPVAKRSEGKNSVGGRKSAVRRHAADGTATAEVVSSGGIEPQEGDRDLVLPLVREGELCDPASPGQMLQRARQHHARVREALPAEAWALSRGEPALETLTA
- the clpS gene encoding ATP-dependent Clp protease adapter ClpS; this translates as MAGPIAPTRAPETTEEELGDLDRPWVTIVWNDPVNLMTYVTFVLQELFGYDEPTATALMLQVHHDGRAIVSSGPRERMEHDTSRLHAYGLWASYQRDS
- a CDS encoding DUF2017 family protein, which encodes MKPFRSRGGRLVARLDPAETGIIGLLLDQLEQLLDADPADSTGDPVIARLFPAGHRSDAALAEDYRGLTEQSLRGGKSDDLATVRATLPDGGGEVRLDTDQAGAWLRTSNDLRLALGTRLDISEESEPPEEIVDEGDHQLAVYYWLTALQGSLVDALVAARAGRR
- a CDS encoding M67 family metallopeptidase → MLRIDRATYDAIVAHARKDHPDEACGVVAGPEGTERPERFVPMLNAARSPTFYEFDSADLLALYRDMDDRDEWPVVVYHSHTATEAYPSRTDIGYASGPAADPRTHYVLVSTRHHGPETGLAGDEVEFRSYRIVDGEVSEEEVEIVESYLFGHSPTTVVYD